The following coding sequences are from one Leptospira mayottensis 200901116 window:
- a CDS encoding 5-formyltetrahydrofolate cyclo-ligase, with the protein MKLQSRNALRTLLTLLEEREKKDLIILGFLKKITANERKIIAYVPDKWEVKIDPKVLGWTEKEIYFPKIMDRKLEFVLPEAWKNGPFGILEPNGTKTLSPHEAEWIIVPALGYNEFGYRLGRGGGFYDRTLCAVDPSKLIGLTYEELFPASFPKEDHDIRVGQVITEKKNYQIV; encoded by the coding sequence TTGAAACTTCAGTCTAGAAATGCACTTCGAACTTTACTTACCCTTTTGGAAGAAAGGGAAAAAAAAGATCTGATTATTCTTGGATTTTTAAAAAAAATTACGGCCAATGAGCGAAAGATCATCGCCTACGTTCCCGATAAGTGGGAAGTGAAGATTGATCCGAAAGTTTTGGGTTGGACCGAGAAGGAAATTTATTTCCCAAAGATTATGGATCGGAAATTGGAGTTTGTTCTTCCTGAGGCTTGGAAAAACGGTCCATTCGGTATTTTAGAGCCCAATGGAACAAAGACTTTGAGTCCTCACGAAGCTGAGTGGATTATCGTGCCTGCCTTAGGTTATAATGAGTTCGGTTATCGCCTCGGACGTGGAGGGGGTTTTTATGATAGAACCCTTTGTGCAGTGGATCCGAGTAAGTTGATTGGACTTACTTACGAGGAACTTTTCCCTGCAAGTTTTCCAAAAGAAGATCACGACATAAGAGTAGGCCAAGTTATTACAGAGAAAAAAAACTATCAAATCGTCTGA
- a CDS encoding chemotaxis protein CheW translates to MASFDSRHYLESLEADKTTESQKEYLTFNVNEEIFGIDILKIHEILKPVPITRIPNGGDYILGVINLRGEIIPIIDLKQVFGIGYSDIIPSTRIIVVVQDEKRAGILVDTVRQVVKIQYDKINSNTTDDLTLNYSSLIESVSQADETLILNLNLSVLINFEREAI, encoded by the coding sequence ATGGCCTCATTCGATAGTAGACATTACCTTGAATCCTTGGAAGCGGATAAGACCACAGAGTCTCAGAAGGAATATTTAACTTTTAACGTGAACGAGGAAATTTTCGGAATCGATATTCTGAAGATCCATGAGATTTTAAAACCGGTTCCGATTACAAGAATCCCGAACGGAGGCGACTATATTCTAGGGGTGATCAACCTTAGGGGAGAAATCATTCCGATAATAGATCTGAAGCAGGTTTTCGGAATCGGTTATAGCGACATCATTCCATCTACGAGGATTATCGTCGTTGTGCAGGATGAAAAGCGTGCGGGGATCCTCGTGGATACGGTGAGGCAAGTGGTAAAGATCCAATACGACAAAATCAATAGTAATACCACTGATGACCTTACTCTCAATTATAGTTCCTTGATAGAATCAGTCAGCCAGGCGGACGAAACGTTGATACTCAATCTAAACTTATCCGTCCTGATTAACTTTGAACGGGAGGCAATCTAA
- a CDS encoding chemotaxis protein CheW, producing MAGILGEYTELFLEESEDQIEELNTNLLRLEADHKNLSIINDIFRAAHSLKSSAAFVGLYNLSDLAHKMENLLQLTRDGKLQVKLPLVNLLFQCFDLIKYVIRSVAEGNKIDTPFTDMIQKLDAYEKDPSSFSDVGDAPTASAPAPKSEKPVSVPKPTPSRPGGLEIHLEAEEVRELEEEIRKSGKCWKISVTLGKDSPMKGLRFSLILQNLKNLGVVFKSTPDLEELDKGVDVTSIALLFISSESFEQIRTAANVDMVESLDVQEYVPTVQEAVAANFKIEDDMAASESRVTLKSIKVSSDKLDQLMNNVGELIITNSGFQRIYDDLIRVFGEDQLFNDLKSRIDLINRISKELQSGIMNIRMVQISTVFRRFSRLVRDLSLETGKKVNLVLSGESTELDKKVIDALGEPLLHLIRNSVDHGIETPAERLTAGKPEVGTLELNSYQGGSNIMVEIRDDGRGLDSEKILSKAIEKGLIGSAEASNLSEQEIFQFIFQAGFSTAEKVTDISGRGVGMNVVNNLIQEFKGKIIINSVKGQGTSFILSFPQALAIIPSILVLMEEEVYAFPLSEVNETIKINNDQITTLEGNEIINLRGEVLPIYRLNRIIGLQDKTDREEFPVVIVQYKGRKIGFMVDELVGKHETVIKSLEKNFKNIRGLTGASIMGDGTIIMVLDIPGIVEIASELEDTDLIVHYHLETMKRIGSIHSTEREEELYIQKTTNPTNVYNHKLHEITNRERLKKKKTDRVREMKRIVVEKEEVFREEKELAAALSIEMKAPQERQLPPSTESKTQNPQTPNEITSYSSEPPSEPKKPFVSSEEEYRSHITEIALDQSASEEEQKRAKAIIDSFLTQKKERTMSVAPAKDFKGALSKEELKKLENVVNTGMMNAGMVLSQLLKKNIDLFIPEIIMNDRDGLAEEIRFSENHFYGLRIRMNGDLNGNLLMMFSRENAANLAKELLGSEASPGEKLTDDAKSVLSEISNIVCSSVMNSISNKAKASVTPSVPEFLEGTFMQVLDVVKPERTKFLSMLTEFNHEGNDLLGVLLFLPDFDELLQLIPRF from the coding sequence ATGGCTGGAATTCTAGGAGAATATACCGAACTATTCTTGGAGGAATCGGAAGATCAGATAGAAGAATTGAACACCAACCTTCTCAGACTCGAAGCCGATCATAAAAACCTTTCGATCATCAACGATATCTTTCGTGCCGCTCATTCCTTAAAAAGTTCCGCGGCCTTTGTAGGCTTATATAATCTTTCCGATCTTGCTCATAAAATGGAGAATCTTCTTCAATTGACAAGGGACGGTAAATTGCAAGTCAAACTTCCACTCGTTAACCTTCTCTTTCAGTGTTTTGACCTAATCAAATATGTGATTCGAAGTGTGGCTGAAGGAAATAAAATCGATACCCCGTTTACGGATATGATTCAAAAGCTGGATGCCTACGAAAAAGATCCTTCTTCTTTTTCGGATGTAGGTGATGCTCCAACTGCTTCGGCTCCTGCCCCTAAATCGGAGAAACCAGTGTCCGTACCGAAACCGACTCCGTCTCGACCGGGTGGACTGGAAATTCACCTTGAAGCGGAAGAGGTGAGAGAACTCGAAGAAGAGATCCGTAAATCCGGCAAGTGTTGGAAAATTTCGGTGACTCTTGGGAAAGATTCTCCAATGAAAGGACTTCGTTTTTCCTTGATTCTTCAGAACCTGAAGAATTTGGGAGTTGTATTTAAGTCCACTCCCGATTTGGAAGAATTAGACAAGGGAGTGGATGTAACTTCCATTGCCTTGTTGTTCATTTCCTCCGAGTCTTTCGAACAAATTCGAACTGCGGCTAACGTGGATATGGTGGAATCTTTGGACGTTCAAGAATACGTTCCAACCGTTCAGGAGGCGGTCGCCGCAAATTTCAAAATTGAAGATGACATGGCCGCGTCCGAGTCCAGGGTTACATTAAAAAGTATTAAAGTATCTTCTGATAAATTAGATCAGTTGATGAACAATGTGGGCGAGCTTATCATTACGAACTCTGGTTTTCAAAGAATTTATGACGACTTGATTCGGGTTTTCGGAGAAGATCAGTTGTTCAATGATCTCAAATCTAGAATTGATCTTATCAATCGGATCTCCAAAGAACTTCAATCCGGAATCATGAATATCCGTATGGTTCAAATTTCTACCGTGTTTCGAAGATTTTCCAGACTGGTGAGAGATCTTTCTTTGGAAACAGGCAAAAAAGTCAATCTAGTTCTTTCCGGAGAATCCACCGAACTAGATAAAAAAGTCATAGACGCGTTAGGCGAACCACTGCTTCATCTTATTCGTAACTCCGTGGATCACGGAATTGAAACACCAGCGGAAAGGTTAACCGCCGGAAAACCAGAAGTCGGAACATTGGAACTGAATTCTTATCAAGGCGGAAGTAATATCATGGTCGAGATTCGCGATGACGGGCGTGGTCTGGACTCCGAGAAGATTTTGAGTAAGGCGATCGAAAAAGGACTCATAGGCTCTGCTGAAGCATCCAATCTTTCCGAGCAGGAAATTTTTCAATTTATCTTCCAGGCCGGATTTTCCACCGCAGAGAAAGTCACCGATATTTCTGGACGCGGTGTGGGCATGAACGTCGTAAACAATCTGATCCAGGAATTTAAAGGCAAGATCATCATCAATAGTGTCAAAGGTCAGGGAACTTCTTTTATACTTTCTTTTCCGCAGGCCCTTGCAATCATTCCTTCTATTCTTGTTCTTATGGAAGAAGAAGTATATGCTTTTCCTCTTTCCGAAGTCAACGAGACGATCAAGATCAACAACGATCAGATCACCACTCTTGAAGGGAACGAGATCATCAATCTCCGGGGCGAGGTGCTCCCGATTTACAGGCTCAATCGAATCATCGGTCTTCAGGATAAAACGGATAGAGAAGAGTTTCCGGTCGTCATCGTTCAATACAAAGGCCGTAAGATCGGATTTATGGTCGATGAACTTGTGGGTAAACACGAAACGGTGATCAAGTCTTTAGAAAAGAATTTCAAAAATATTCGTGGTCTTACAGGAGCTTCCATTATGGGGGACGGAACCATCATCATGGTTTTGGATATTCCCGGCATTGTGGAAATCGCCTCCGAACTCGAAGACACGGACCTGATCGTACACTATCATTTGGAAACAATGAAGAGAATCGGTTCGATTCATTCTACGGAGAGGGAAGAAGAACTCTATATTCAGAAGACCACGAATCCTACGAACGTTTATAATCACAAACTACATGAGATTACGAATCGGGAGCGTTTGAAAAAGAAAAAGACCGACAGGGTTCGTGAGATGAAGCGAATCGTTGTAGAAAAAGAAGAGGTCTTCAGAGAAGAAAAAGAGTTGGCTGCGGCCCTTAGTATAGAGATGAAAGCTCCTCAAGAAAGGCAACTTCCCCCTTCTACTGAATCGAAAACCCAGAATCCGCAAACTCCGAACGAGATCACTTCGTATTCTTCGGAACCTCCTTCCGAACCGAAAAAGCCGTTCGTATCTTCCGAAGAGGAATATCGTTCCCATATCACGGAAATTGCATTGGATCAAAGCGCGAGCGAAGAAGAACAAAAACGGGCAAAGGCGATTATAGACAGCTTTTTAACTCAAAAAAAAGAACGAACCATGTCGGTTGCTCCTGCTAAAGATTTTAAGGGTGCGTTGTCCAAAGAGGAACTCAAAAAATTGGAGAATGTGGTCAATACCGGCATGATGAATGCTGGTATGGTTCTTTCTCAACTTTTGAAAAAGAACATCGATCTTTTTATTCCCGAAATCATCATGAATGATCGGGATGGCCTTGCGGAAGAAATTCGTTTTTCGGAAAATCATTTTTACGGTCTCCGAATCCGAATGAACGGGGATCTGAACGGAAATCTTTTGATGATGTTCTCCCGGGAAAACGCAGCAAACCTTGCCAAAGAACTTTTGGGTTCGGAAGCATCACCTGGTGAAAAATTAACGGACGACGCCAAATCGGTGTTAAGTGAAATTTCCAACATCGTTTGTTCTTCCGTGATGAACTCGATATCGAATAAAGCAAAGGCCAGTGTAACACCTTCCGTTCCTGAATTTTTGGAAGGAACATTTATGCAGGTCTTAGACGTTGTCAAACCGGAGCGAACCAAATTTTTAAGTATGTTGACGGAATTCAATCATGAGGGCAATGATCTTTTGGGTGTGTTGTTGTTCCTTCCAGATTTTGACGAATTACTTCAATTGATTCCGAGGTTTTAA
- a CDS encoding protein-glutamate methylesterase/protein-glutamine glutaminase — protein MVPSPVRVVIIDDSLLVRNIISDQIQKDSNIHVVATGKTGMDCIDLAQKMNPDVIILDVEMPVMDGLTALHELQKKKLGIPVIMLSVLTQNGAEATFKALEYGAIDFVPKPSSVFQFDPEEIGKILKSKILAYFESRVRREVLKKVSVLAKVPVGQSHVKKSPVQAICIGTSTGGPRALQEVFSRIPEDISLPIFVVQHMPAGFTKAFAMRLNDHAKIRVKEAEDGESIEPNTGYVAPGDAHLSIHSRGGRKWIALSREAPVNGHRPSIEVLLNSAIEEYKSGMIGVIMTGMGKDGSAAMVKVREAGGSTIAQDEQTSVIYGMNRQAVEMGGVEYIEPVTEIINRIQIILKERGI, from the coding sequence ATGGTTCCGAGTCCGGTTCGTGTGGTTATTATTGATGATTCTCTATTAGTCAGAAATATCATTTCCGATCAAATCCAAAAAGATTCGAATATCCACGTTGTTGCAACTGGCAAAACTGGAATGGATTGTATCGATCTCGCGCAGAAAATGAATCCGGATGTGATCATTCTCGATGTGGAAATGCCTGTTATGGACGGTCTCACGGCGCTTCATGAACTTCAAAAAAAGAAACTTGGAATTCCAGTCATCATGCTTTCCGTTTTGACTCAGAACGGTGCCGAAGCGACTTTCAAAGCTTTGGAATACGGCGCCATTGACTTTGTACCTAAACCTTCCAGTGTCTTTCAATTCGATCCGGAGGAAATTGGAAAGATCTTAAAATCTAAAATTCTCGCTTACTTCGAAAGCAGAGTTCGGAGGGAAGTTTTAAAAAAAGTCTCCGTGCTTGCAAAGGTTCCGGTAGGACAATCACATGTAAAAAAATCTCCGGTTCAAGCGATTTGTATCGGTACTTCCACCGGCGGTCCCCGAGCGCTTCAAGAGGTATTCTCCAGAATTCCCGAGGACATTTCCCTGCCTATTTTTGTCGTACAACATATGCCTGCAGGTTTTACTAAGGCCTTTGCAATGAGACTTAACGATCACGCGAAAATCAGAGTAAAAGAAGCCGAGGATGGAGAATCAATCGAACCAAATACGGGTTATGTGGCTCCGGGAGATGCGCACTTGTCCATTCATTCCAGAGGTGGGAGGAAATGGATTGCCCTAAGCAGGGAAGCCCCTGTAAATGGACACAGACCTTCCATCGAAGTTCTCCTAAACAGTGCAATTGAAGAATATAAGAGTGGAATGATCGGCGTAATTATGACCGGCATGGGCAAGGACGGTTCAGCTGCCATGGTAAAAGTCAGGGAAGCCGGAGGTTCTACGATTGCACAGGACGAACAAACTTCCGTAATTTATGGAATGAACCGTCAGGCTGTCGAAATGGGAGGCGTCGAATATATCGAGCCTGTTACTGAAATCATCAATAGGATCCAAATCATTTTGAAAGAGAGAGGAATTTAA
- a CDS encoding response regulator, with amino-acid sequence MARILVVDDAKFMRTMVKDALTQTGHEIVGEAENGNIAIEQYKSLKPDLVTMDITMREKDGIEAAQEIFKLDAKARIIMVTALGQEDLLAKAIKMGVKDFVVKPFSPERLQQAADKALNS; translated from the coding sequence ATGGCCAGAATTCTCGTTGTGGATGATGCCAAATTTATGAGAACCATGGTAAAAGACGCCCTTACCCAAACCGGTCACGAGATCGTAGGGGAAGCTGAAAATGGAAATATTGCCATAGAGCAATACAAATCTCTGAAGCCGGATTTGGTCACAATGGATATTACCATGCGTGAAAAGGACGGGATCGAAGCCGCTCAGGAAATATTTAAGTTGGATGCAAAGGCGAGAATTATCATGGTGACCGCACTCGGACAGGAAGACCTGCTCGCAAAGGCGATTAAAATGGGTGTGAAGGATTTTGTCGTAAAACCATTTTCTCCGGAAAGACTTCAACAAGCGGCGGACAAAGCGCTCAATTCGTAA
- a CDS encoding segregation and condensation protein A, whose protein sequence is MENEESGKSFVVQWNNSEGGLSEGPLSVLWSLIESYKVDIFDVSLSRITRDFLNFLRISETLSLELSAEYALVAANLIYLKSKALLPDPGFEEEDYEPPLPPELVEKLLEHKKFQLTAKKLSEMDQIQTGVFRRESDVTLDEDDNWLDVSLLDLISAFHEILESQSAEIEIPTLLTTPHRFTVEEKMESILSSLRKKKEISFPELFERERPEKAEIVATFLALLELSKQRILLAKQHKLFGEIRLFLNEGHWNGTEQQSKD, encoded by the coding sequence ATGGAGAATGAAGAATCCGGTAAGTCCTTTGTAGTTCAATGGAACAATTCGGAAGGTGGTCTGTCGGAAGGGCCTTTATCCGTCCTCTGGAGTTTGATTGAAAGTTACAAAGTGGACATTTTTGATGTTTCTCTCTCTCGCATCACCCGTGATTTTTTAAATTTCCTACGTATTTCCGAAACTCTGTCTTTAGAGTTAAGCGCCGAATACGCTTTGGTGGCTGCTAATTTGATCTACCTAAAATCTAAGGCTTTGTTGCCCGATCCCGGGTTTGAGGAAGAAGACTACGAACCTCCGCTTCCTCCGGAGCTTGTTGAAAAACTTTTAGAACACAAAAAATTCCAACTTACGGCTAAAAAACTTTCAGAAATGGATCAAATCCAAACTGGAGTTTTTAGAAGGGAATCCGATGTCACTCTGGACGAAGACGACAATTGGCTCGACGTTTCCCTTTTGGATCTGATTTCCGCCTTTCATGAAATTTTGGAATCCCAATCGGCAGAGATCGAAATTCCTACCTTACTCACCACACCACACCGTTTTACGGTAGAAGAAAAGATGGAAAGTATTCTTTCTTCCCTTCGGAAAAAGAAAGAAATCTCTTTTCCGGAATTATTCGAACGGGAACGGCCTGAAAAAGCAGAAATCGTTGCCACTTTTTTGGCATTGCTGGAACTAAGTAAGCAGAGGATTCTCCTTGCCAAACAGCACAAGTTGTTCGGAGAAATCCGTCTATTTCTGAACGAGGGACATTGGAACGGGACAGAACAGCAATCAAAGGATTGA
- the scpB gene encoding SMC-Scp complex subunit ScpB yields the protein MERDRTAIKGLIEALLFVSGEPLKLASIAKSAGIEKIDAREILDELVLDYSEKNGGFLLKEIAGAYQFVTNESFAELLGNVFREKRREQLSKSSLDTLAIIAYKQPITLPEIDEIRGVSSRAMVTSLISKKLIKPIGNKEVPGRPALYGTTKEFLIHFGLNKLSDLPAPVEVKELKFENLDDLLEHE from the coding sequence TTGGAACGGGACAGAACAGCAATCAAAGGATTGATCGAGGCCTTACTTTTTGTTTCCGGTGAACCCTTAAAATTGGCGAGTATCGCTAAGTCTGCAGGGATCGAAAAAATAGACGCCCGGGAAATTTTAGACGAACTCGTTTTAGATTATTCCGAAAAGAACGGAGGATTCTTACTCAAGGAAATTGCAGGAGCATATCAATTCGTAACTAACGAAAGTTTTGCAGAGCTGCTCGGAAACGTCTTTAGGGAAAAAAGAAGGGAACAACTTTCCAAGTCCAGTTTAGATACACTTGCCATCATCGCTTATAAACAGCCCATCACACTTCCGGAAATCGACGAAATTCGGGGAGTTTCTTCCCGTGCTATGGTCACTTCCCTCATCTCTAAAAAGTTAATCAAACCGATCGGGAACAAAGAAGTTCCGGGAAGACCAGCCTTGTACGGAACCACAAAGGAATTCTTGATTCATTTCGGGTTGAATAAACTATCGGATCTTCCGGCACCCGTGGAAGTTAAAGAATTGAAATTCGAAAATCTGGACGATCTGCTTGAACATGAGTGA
- the pheA gene encoding prephenate dehydratase, producing the protein MSDLDQQLRIFRDQIDSLDREIVKAIQARAEFASKIGEIKRERNEPVFRPDREKEVYEKIKSLSSGLLPDKVMLAIYREIMSGSISVEKGLEVGYLGPAGSFSNQAVRTRFGASVNALEFNSIPDVFRAVETDKIDYGVVPVENSSEGLVNSTLDQFLISDLLIYSEHYLRINISLLGFEHDLSKIKSLYGIKIANSQCKNWLAANLPHVEIVETSSTAKAAQIVAEKKDACAAIASSIAAEIYGLSLIRESIEDLVDNTTRFLIIGKNQCPPTGNDKTSIVFSCPDKPGALYRVLKPFFDRQLNLTKIESRPTRRNSWEYNFFIDFYGHQKDESIQNVLASLKENTIFLRVLGSYPMSPQSL; encoded by the coding sequence ATGAGTGATTTGGACCAACAACTTAGAATTTTTCGGGATCAGATTGATTCTCTCGATCGGGAAATCGTAAAAGCGATTCAGGCTCGAGCTGAATTTGCATCTAAGATCGGGGAGATCAAACGAGAACGAAACGAACCAGTCTTTCGTCCTGATCGGGAAAAGGAAGTTTACGAAAAGATAAAGTCTTTGAGTTCGGGACTTCTTCCAGATAAAGTGATGCTTGCGATCTACCGAGAGATCATGTCCGGTTCTATCTCTGTGGAAAAAGGATTGGAAGTAGGCTACCTCGGACCTGCGGGATCTTTTTCCAACCAGGCGGTCCGTACTCGTTTCGGGGCTTCGGTTAACGCGTTAGAATTCAATTCGATCCCGGACGTGTTTCGCGCTGTGGAAACCGATAAGATCGACTACGGAGTCGTCCCGGTGGAAAACTCCAGCGAAGGTTTGGTCAATTCGACTTTGGATCAATTTTTGATTTCTGATCTTCTCATTTATTCCGAACACTATTTAAGAATCAATATTAGCCTTCTTGGATTTGAACACGATCTTTCCAAGATCAAATCGTTATACGGAATCAAAATCGCCAATTCCCAGTGTAAGAATTGGCTTGCGGCCAATCTACCTCACGTGGAGATCGTAGAAACGTCTTCCACGGCCAAGGCGGCTCAGATCGTAGCGGAAAAAAAAGACGCTTGTGCGGCCATTGCCTCCTCCATTGCCGCGGAAATCTACGGGCTCAGTCTGATCCGGGAATCCATCGAAGATCTTGTCGACAATACGACTCGGTTTCTCATCATCGGAAAAAATCAATGTCCGCCTACCGGAAACGATAAGACTTCGATCGTTTTCTCTTGTCCCGATAAACCAGGTGCGCTTTATCGAGTATTAAAACCGTTTTTCGATCGTCAGTTGAATTTGACAAAGATCGAATCCAGACCCACGAGAAGAAACTCCTGGGAATACAACTTCTTCATTGACTTTTACGGTCATCAAAAGGACGAATCGATTCAGAACGTCCTCGCAAGTCTGAAGGAAAATACGATTTTTCTAAGAGTGCTCGGCTCCTACCCGATGTCTCCACAAAGCCTGTGA
- a CDS encoding prephenate dehydrogenase yields MKLEFSNILIYGLGLMGASLSLALKKKGISAHVTGIVSSSKSKAKGESLKSADAILTLEEFRSSKNWKDYDFIIFGVPVDLTVGLISELPTDFAGMITDLGSTKKDIIQAVETHFPGGHNYVSSHPMCGSEESGLEFANVSLYEGRLCILTSPKNAKPEIKNRLENFWKFVGAETIEISAEEHDSILSYLSHSPHILSSIMADWAANQKTVKRYTDLSPIPLNGGGFRDMTRIAGSNPKMWAAIFGSNQNEIYKSLLDYRDRLDIVLEKLNPKSTLDPKEWERFMETSRRSRDYILKNQDDSKKH; encoded by the coding sequence GTGAAATTAGAATTTTCTAATATTCTTATATACGGATTAGGACTTATGGGGGCATCGCTTTCTCTTGCCCTCAAAAAAAAAGGAATTTCGGCGCACGTTACAGGAATCGTGAGTTCTTCTAAAAGTAAAGCAAAAGGAGAATCCCTGAAATCCGCGGATGCGATTCTTACTTTGGAGGAGTTTCGTTCCTCTAAAAATTGGAAAGATTACGATTTTATCATATTTGGAGTTCCGGTGGATCTTACTGTGGGATTAATTTCCGAGTTGCCGACCGATTTTGCGGGAATGATTACCGATCTCGGCTCCACAAAAAAGGATATCATCCAAGCAGTGGAAACGCATTTCCCAGGCGGGCACAACTATGTTTCTTCTCATCCTATGTGCGGTTCCGAAGAATCGGGACTTGAGTTCGCGAACGTTTCACTCTACGAGGGTCGACTTTGTATTTTGACTTCTCCTAAAAATGCAAAACCGGAAATCAAAAATCGTTTAGAAAACTTTTGGAAATTCGTTGGTGCTGAGACAATCGAAATTTCGGCGGAGGAGCACGATTCCATATTATCCTATTTATCCCATTCTCCTCATATTCTTTCCTCGATTATGGCGGATTGGGCGGCCAATCAGAAGACCGTAAAACGTTACACCGATCTTTCTCCGATTCCCTTGAACGGGGGAGGGTTTCGAGATATGACTAGAATTGCTGGTTCCAACCCTAAGATGTGGGCGGCGATTTTTGGTTCTAACCAGAACGAAATCTACAAGTCTCTTCTGGATTACCGCGATCGACTCGATATTGTATTAGAAAAATTGAATCCAAAAAGCACTCTAGACCCAAAGGAATGGGAACGGTTTATGGAAACTTCCCGTAGATCCAGAGATTATATTTTGAAGAACCAGGATGATTCCAAAAAACATTAA
- the aroA gene encoding 3-phosphoshikimate 1-carboxyvinyltransferase, whose amino-acid sequence MIPKNIKLKSGEITVPGDKSLSHRSVLFAALSKGKSKVTGFLEAEDPLNTMFAFTKLGLKTRKVKPGEYEFESPGKGGLISPNVDLDFGNAGTGIRLSAGLICGLPGVNAVLTGDGSLKKRPMGRIIKPLTAMGASILGLGEKETAPLKVEGKKLKSFRYESPIASAQIKSCLMLAAIASETNLEYSENILSRDHTENMFQFLGNKIERISPFHFKIEPPYVLNGGEFKVPGDVSSAAFFLVLGVLAKEGNLLIKNIGLNPARIGILKALELMGAKIEIQNQKMECGEPVGDLKTYPSALKKTNIPESLIPSIIDEIPILSIAGLFAEGGFEIRHAEELRAKESDRIHTMVSNFRALGIEVEEHPDGYAFDGTSPQSSEIWKSLASGKKISVFSYMDHRIAMSFLIFKTLSGFNLQIDETSWIETSFPGFEKLLGSCLYE is encoded by the coding sequence ATGATTCCAAAAAACATTAAACTCAAATCCGGAGAAATCACGGTTCCCGGAGACAAATCCCTTTCCCATCGCTCCGTTCTGTTTGCCGCTCTTTCCAAGGGAAAATCTAAAGTGACCGGATTTTTGGAAGCGGAAGACCCTTTAAACACGATGTTTGCGTTCACCAAACTTGGATTGAAGACCCGAAAAGTCAAACCGGGAGAATACGAGTTTGAAAGTCCGGGTAAGGGCGGTCTTATTTCGCCTAACGTGGATCTTGATTTCGGAAATGCGGGAACGGGGATTCGATTGTCTGCGGGACTCATCTGTGGTTTACCCGGAGTGAACGCGGTCCTTACGGGAGACGGTTCTCTAAAAAAGCGTCCCATGGGTAGAATCATTAAACCTTTGACTGCCATGGGGGCTTCCATCCTCGGTCTGGGGGAAAAAGAAACCGCTCCTTTAAAAGTAGAAGGAAAAAAACTAAAAAGCTTTCGTTATGAAAGTCCGATCGCGAGCGCACAGATCAAGTCCTGTTTGATGCTTGCGGCGATTGCATCCGAAACGAATTTGGAATATTCGGAAAACATACTATCCAGAGATCACACGGAGAATATGTTCCAGTTTTTAGGCAACAAGATCGAACGAATTTCCCCGTTTCATTTTAAGATCGAACCTCCATATGTTTTGAACGGGGGAGAATTTAAGGTGCCGGGAGACGTCTCTTCCGCAGCGTTTTTTTTGGTTCTCGGAGTTTTGGCTAAAGAAGGAAATTTACTCATTAAAAACATAGGGCTCAATCCGGCCCGAATTGGAATTTTAAAAGCTCTTGAATTGATGGGTGCCAAAATCGAAATCCAGAATCAAAAGATGGAATGCGGAGAGCCGGTAGGGGATCTAAAGACTTACCCTTCTGCATTAAAAAAAACGAATATTCCGGAATCGTTGATTCCTTCTATCATTGACGAAATTCCGATCCTTTCCATCGCGGGACTTTTTGCGGAAGGCGGTTTTGAAATCCGTCATGCGGAGGAATTACGCGCCAAGGAATCGGACCGGATCCATACGATGGTTTCTAACTTTCGGGCGCTTGGAATTGAAGTAGAAGAGCATCCAGACGGATATGCGTTTGACGGAACCTCGCCTCAGTCTTCGGAGATTTGGAAATCTCTCGCTTCCGGAAAAAAAATCTCCGTTTTTTCATATATGGATCATCGAATCGCAATGAGCTTTTTGATTTTCAAAACGCTTTCGGGATTTAATCTCCAAATAGACGAAACTTCCTGGATCGAAACCTCTTTTCCGGGTTTTGAAAAATTACTTGGGAGTTGTTTGTATGAATGA